The following nucleotide sequence is from Pseudomonas sp. RC10.
GTGCAGCAGGTCAAGGTCGCTGATGCTGAATGCCTTGTCTGGCGGATGTCCGCCAAGGGCCAGTTCAACGGTGGCCGCTTCCGGGGTCACGCCCGCGATATGAAACATCGGTGCAGCGGACGTGGTGGCGAAGGCCGCGCCGAAGGCTTTCAGGTCATCGAGGGTCGGCGCCTTGTGTTCCAGGCCGCAGATGACCGGGATGTTGGCGCCGCAGAGCAGACCGACGTGATAGCCGAGCAGCGGGTAGAAACTATCGTCCAGCTCGCCGACGTCGGGCACGTCGATGCGCAGCGTGGCCAACCGTTGTTGCGTCAAGTGACAGCCGATTTTCGGCGCACGGCCAGTGAGCGCGATGCAGATGTCGAGGTAATCCGGGTATTTCAGCGTGCGCGCGCCGATCACGCTGTTGGCGTAGACCACCGCGTTGGATTCGGCCCAGACGATCTGCTCGCCCAGCTCCGGCGCGCTGTCCAGCAGGTAGGGTGCGCAGGTGAAACTGACGCGGGCGCCCATGTCCAGATAGGCGTCTCCCAGTTGGCTGGACGGCTCGCCCAGCGCCGGGTCCACGCCCAGCTCGCGCCAGCGGCGCTTGTCCACGGAGATGGAGTTGAGAGTGGTCGGCACGCGGACTTTCGCGTCCCAGTCCACCAGTTGCCGGGCGAAGCGCAGGCTGGCCGGGCCGGTGTAAATGCAGCCGTCGATGTGCGCCTGGGTGATGTCCAGCAACTCGGTCGCGCCTTGCAGCTCGGCCATGCGCAGGATGATGCCCATCGCCACTTGCGCGGCCTTGCCGTAAGCGCCGTCGAGAAAGCCCTGGTCCATTTCGGTCAGGGTGATCTTGCTGTGCAGCGCGGTTTTCTGGACGGGCGAACGGGGTGCCATTGCAGGCGGAGCACTGTCGAAAGCGGTAACACGCGCGTCTTCGACGCGCAGGAATTTCACCTCACGCAAGGCCGCAAAACCCGCTTCGCCGAGGCTGATGACCGGGATCGAATGCCCGAACATCTGCTCGGCGACCAGCACGCCGAGGGTCAGAATGTCCTCGACCCGTTCGAACACTAACGCGGCGGGGGCATGGCCGTTGAGGATCAGTTCCAGCAACACGCTGCTGCCGGTGCACGACCCGCGCCCGCTGGGGATCGCCAGCACTTTGCCGGTGATGATCTGCCCGCTGAGCGGATGATGCCGGTCGATCACCTCACCGGTAAACGGCTCGACCCCGCCCCAAAAACTCAGGCCCATGTCGGCATACAACAACGCGCCCTGGGCACTGCCTGCCACCAGACACCGACCGTTCAACGAAACTTCAGACATCGTGGGCTCCTGAAACGAGGGCCGTGATTTTGTTGATCGTTCCCACGCTCCGCGTGGGAACGATCCTCAACACTGAACCCCTGTAGGAGCCAGCTTGCTGGCGAAGGCGGTGGAGCAGTCGACACATCAGTGCCTGCTCCACCGCTTTCGCCAGCAAGCCGGCTCCTACAGGTCCGGCGTCCGGCGCGAAAATTCCACCGAGCCGCCAACGCCTTGGCCATACCGGACTCAGTAATAAACCCCTGGAACGGTCAAGTTGGCAGGCTTGATTTCATCACCCACCCACTTCTTCCACAACTCGTCGTAACGACCGGTGCGCACTTGTTGGTTGACGAACAGGTTCAGGTAATGGATCAGGCCGTATTCATTACGCTTCGCCGCCAGCGACACGTAATCGATCACGTAAGGCGCATTGCCCGCGACTTTCAGGCCCTTGTATTTGCCGGATTTGAGGGTCGCAGCGGCCACGGTGTTGGTGACCACCGTTGCATCGATGTGGCCTTGGGCGACGGCGAGGATGGTGTCGTTCTGGGTCTGGTAGGCGCGAAAGCTGCCGGTGCCCCAGGCTTTCTGGTCTTTCTCCAGGGCGATGGCTTCATAGGTGCCGCTGGTGTTGCCGACGTTCTTGCCCTTGAGGTCTTCGTATTTGGTAATGCCGGTGTTGTCGCGGGTCAGCACCACCATCTGGAACGCGAAGTAGGGGATGGTCATCGCCACGGTCTTGGCGCGTTCGAGGGTGTCGGAGGTCGAGGCCACGATCACGTCGGCGCGCCCGGACACCAACGCTGGAATACGATCCGGAAACGGCGTCTCGACCACCTCGGCCGTCACCCCCAGCACCTTCGCCAGATCGTTGCAGTAATCGACGTCAAATCCGACCGGGTTGTTCTTGTCATCCCGCGAACCCATCGGCGGGAAGTCCAGCGTCACCGCGCAGCGTAATTTGCCGGAGTCGATGATGTCATCGAGCTTATCGGCGAAGGCCACGTTGATGAAGGAGGAACTCATGACGGCGAGGAGGGCTACTGCAACAGCATGCTTTTTCATAGAAGCCTCGTTGGATGCAAGTAAGGAAACGGCCGGATAAGTAATTTCGTATACGATATTTTCTATGCATGGGGCGTGCCCGTTTTGCCACTACGAGCGTAGGCGCTTTGAATCAGTGGGTTGTGAGTGGTGAGTGATTTTTGTGTGGGACGCGGGTGTTACATAAAGGAGCAAAAATGCGGGGAGTGCTTCATAGGTGCACGTCGTTGCACAGCTCCTACACGTGAATCAGGCGCAGCCCTGCGACTCTCGAAACTCACTCGGCGAAACCCCCGTCAACGCCCGAAACTGCCGACTGAACGCACTGTGATCGGTGTACCCGCAACGCAGTGCCACGTCGGTAATCGACAGGTCTTCACGCAGCAAGCGCGAAGCCTCCCCAAGCCGGGCCTTGTGAATCATCTGCCGGGGCGTGAGCTGAAAGATGCGTTTGCAGTGCCGTTCCAGTTGCGCAATGGAAAGCCCGGCGATGGCGGTGAGTTCCTGCAGCGTGATCGGTCGGGAAAAGTGCTCGCGAATGTAGGCATCGACCTCGGCCAGCTTCTGATACGCCGGGTGCGATTGCAGGATTTGCAAATCCCGCGAGATGCCTGCCAGGCCGATGATCACGCCTTGGTCATCGCGCAAGGCAATCTTGTGGGTCAGGCACCAGATCGGCTGATTGCCGTAATACAAGTGCAGCTCTAACTGATCGTTCAGCTGCCTGCCATCGGCCAGCACGCGCCGATCCTGCGCGGTGTACAACGGACCGAAGCGAGCGGGGAACACGTCCTCGGCGGTGCGGCCCAGTAGATCGCGTTTCTCCTTGACGCCGCAGCGCTGCACCAGCGTCTGATTGACCATCGCGTAACGGGCCTGCGCGTCTTTCACGAAAAACACCACGCCCGGAATGGCATCGAGCAACGGGGCGACCCGATCAAGGCTGGTGAGCAGTTGACCGAGGTCATGCAGGGGCGAAGTAGGAAGCAGGTCAATCATGTTCACGGGAGGGCGCGCCGTATCAGAAGGGCGAGGTCGATGATGCGGTATATCGGCGGCTGATGAGAAGCAACAGATGGCGGGATAAATATATCGAGGCTGACGGTGATCTTCTGTAGGAGCGAATTCATTCGCGAAACGCCCGTGCAGCCAACACATCTGCGCAGCCTGACCCATCGTTCGCGAATGAATTCGCTCCTACAGTGGATCGGTGCACGGCCTGAAACCTCATCCGCCGCCACACTTCAAAGGCTGTCTGCGGTTTCACCCAAACACGCCAACGTCGCTACCCTGGCAGGGCTGAACGGCGGCCGTAACAGCGGCGGCTCCCAGCCAAACAAGGTCTGCGCCGCCGTGGCGCAGACGCGTCCCTGGCAGGCGCCCATGCCGCAGCGGGTGTTGAGTTTGGCAGCGTTCCAGTTCTCATGAACGGCGAGCGCCGAGTAAGGCACGTCCTCGCAGCGGCACACCAACGTGTCCGGTCGCGCCAACTGTTTCAGCGCAGGATCGAGGGCGAACGCGTGATTCAACCGGTCCGCAAACCCCTGCCACCGCCGCCGTTCCGCAAACAGCTGACGCGCCTGATCCTGCTGACCCGTGGCCGCCAGCCCGGCAATCTTGCCCTCGACCAACGCCAGCTCGCTGCCACCAAACCCCGTGCATTCCCCGGCGGCAAAATGATCGGCCAGACTCGTGGCCTGCCACTCATCCACGGCAATCGCGCGATCCTCGATCCGGCAGCCCAGGGCCGTGCCCAGGTCCACGTTCGGCACCAGGCTGAACCCGCACGCCAGCCGATCACAAGGGACGTCTTCAACCCGACCCCCCACCTGAACCCGCACCGCTTCCAGTCGACCGGAACCCAGCGCTTCCAGCACATGGGCGGACGTTCGATACGCGGCACTGGCCAGCGTCGCGGCCTGAATCGCCTTGTTCGGCCAGCGCCACAAGCCCGCAGCAAAACGGCTGACCGCAGCGAACGAAGCCTGCTCGGCGATGCGCACCACCTCAGCGCCGTTTTTCTTCGCGGTGTCGGCCGACGCGAGCAACAACGGCCCGCTGCCGGCAATCACGATGCGCTCGCCCGCCACCGACAAGCCCCCTTTGATCAACGCCTGCAACCCGCCCGCGCCCGTGACGCCGGGCAGGGTCCAGCCGGGGAAGGGCAGCAGCCGTTCACGGGCGCCGGTGCACAGAATCAGCCGGTTGTAGCCCAGCACCCAACCGCGCTCGGCGTCTTCCAGCAGCAGCTGTTTCGGGCCTGCCAGGGCGACGACTTTGGTGCCGCTGTGCAGCTGAATATTGGCCTGTTGTTGCAGTCGCCCCCGCATGTCGCTGGCCCGTGCAGGCAATTGCGCCTGTGGCCCGTCGCGCCAGATTTGCCCGCCCGGCAGCGGGTTGTCATCGAGGATCGCGATGCGCAGGCCCTTGGGCGCAGCGGCAAGGGCAGCGGCCATTCCGGCAGGCCCGGCGCCGATGATCAGCAGGTCGACGTGATCGGTCATCGCTGCGTCTCCACCTGCATCCCGTCGCGGCAGATCGTCTGGCAGGCCAAACGTCGCAGGCCGTCGATGCTCACCCGGCATTCCTGGCAAATACCCATGCCACACAACGGCGCCCGACGCTGCCCCGTGACTGACGTTCGGCTGCAACGATCACCGCAGGCCATCAACGCGGCCGCGACGGTGGTGCCTTGGGCGAAGCGAAACGGCTGGCCGTCGATGCGTAATTCAGGCATGGGCGTGGGCTCCGATGAAACGCTGGGGCAAGTAAGCGTGCAGATGGGTTTGAAGCTCGATGGGCGGCGGGGTGCGCAGCAATTGCGCGGCCAGCAATTTGGCCGTGCCGGTGGCGGTGGTCACGCCCAGCCCCTCGTGTCCGACCGCCAACCACAGGCCGGGTTGATCAGGGTGTTCGCCCACCAGCGGCTGGCCGTCGGGGCTGGCCGAGCGAAACCCGGTCCAGCTGCGGAGGCCGTTCAGTTGGCCCAGATCGGGCAGAAATTCCATCGCTCGTCGCAGCATCCGACCCAGCATCGCGGGGTCGATGGCCGGGTCGTGGCTGTCGAACTGCCGGGACGAGCCAACGAACAATTGACCGGTCGGACGCTGTTGCAGGTTGAACGCCACCGACGGACCGTCGCCCTTGTGGGCGTTGGTGACGTAGCCGAGTTCGACCAGCGTGTGGGTGATCTGCGCCGGGTAGCGATCGGTGATCAACAGATGGCCCTTCTTGGCTTGCAGCGGCAGTTCCGGGCAAAGGTCTTTTGCGTAGATGCCATTGGCGAGCAACACGGCCTCGGCCTGCAACCACTGGCCGTCCGCCAGCCGCACGCGATTGCCTTCGACCGCCACGACTTCGGCCTGCTGTTGACGCACGAGCCGAGGCTGACGCTGTAACAGCCAGCGCGCCGCATTGGGGGCGTAGAGAATGCCGTCGCCGGTGACTTTCAACGCGCCAAACAGGCCGGGACGCAACGACGGTTCGGCCTTCGCCAACGCTTCGCCACTCATCAGTTCGCAGCCCAATCCGAACGCGCTCAACGCTGCCTGTTTGCGCTCGGCCTCGGCCATCTCTCCCTCGTTGCAGGCCAGCCACAACGTGCCGTTGTTGCGCATGGCGCAGTTATCCGGCAGGTGCGGTGCCAGCTCGCGCCACAGGCGCACCGAATATTCGCCCAACGCCAGCTCGGCGGGACTGTGATCGAGCACCACCAAGTGGCCCATGCCCGCTGCGGTGGCGGCCGGGCGCTGGCAATCGAGGACCAGAACGTTGAGCCCGTGGCTCGCCAGTTCGTCCGCGCAGGCCGCACCGACGATGCCGCCACCGATGACGATCACATCGGCGGCGCCCCCGGACGTGGCATTTGGGATCAAGAACGAATGCCCCAAGCGAACGGGTCTTCCTCATCCAGCAACAGCGTGGCTTCGGCGCTGATGTAAGCGCGGCCACGGATGGTCGGGATGATCCGGTCGCCCATCTGACGCTCGCCGTGCTGCCACTGGAAGCTGCCTTCGAACTGGCTGCCGATCACACTGGCCTGTTGCCAGAGAGCACCGGGTTCGAGCTTGCCGTCGGCGGCCAGGCACGCCAGTTTGGCGCTGGTGCCGGTGCCGCATGGGGAGCGGTCATAGGCCTTGCCGGGGCAGAGCACGAAGTTGCGGCTGTCAGCGTGATCGTCGTCCGCGAACAGTTCGATGTGATCGATCACGCCGCCGTCTTCGCCACGAATGCCTTGGTTTTCCAAAGCCTGGCGCACTTTCCAGGTGTAATCGGTCAGGGCGTCGAGGTTGTCGCCGGTGACGCTCAGGCCGTGGTCGGCGATGAGGAAGAACCAGTTGCCGCCCCAGGCGATGTCACCGGTCACGTTGCCAAGGCCCGGGACCTCGACGATGAAATTCTTGCGATAGCGATAGGAGGGCACGTTGTTGACGCTGACCGAGCGGTCTTCGTGGAGGGTGGCCTGCACAGTGCCCACCGGCGTTTCGATGCGATGCACCCCCGGCCCGATCTTGCCCAGATGCGCCAGCGACACCACCAGCCCGATGGTGCCGTGGCCGCACATGCCGAGGTAGCCAGCGTTGTTGAAGAAGATCACCCCGGCACAGGCCTCGGGGTCCACCGGCTCGCACAGCAGCGCGCCGACCAGCACATCGCTGCCCCGAGGCTCCAGCACCGTTGTCGCACGCCAGTCATCGAATTCATCGGCCAGCACTTGGCGACGTTCCGCCATGCTGCCCGTGCCAAGGTCGGGAAAACCGTCGAGCACCAGCCGCGTGGGCTCGCCGCCGGTGTGGGAATCGAGGATCTGGATGCGTTTCATGGAATCACCCTCAAGCAGCATGAGATAGCGCTGATCTCTCGGCATACGCCAATCCCTGTAGGAGTGAGCTTGCTCGCGATCGCGGTGTGTCCGCACCGGATAAGCAGCTGGCAGCACCCAATCGCGAGCAAGCTCACTCCTACAGATCAGTGGCCGCGCCTCAGATCAATGTCGAGTTCGTTGTCAATCAGATTGGCGGGAATACAGGCAAGGGTCTTGACCGATTTCGTCCCGTGAAATGACGAAATCGGCACAGTCGCGGGTGTCAGATTTCGCTGAGCACGGCATTGGGCAAGTGAGCGTAGAGGGTGCGACAAACGCCAATGATGTGGTGCTCGATCAACTCGGCGGCTTTGTCCACGTCTCGTTCGGCACAGGCCTTGAGGATTTCCCGGTGCTCCAGATCGGCCCGCT
It contains:
- a CDS encoding AraC family transcriptional regulator; the encoded protein is MIDLLPTSPLHDLGQLLTSLDRVAPLLDAIPGVVFFVKDAQARYAMVNQTLVQRCGVKEKRDLLGRTAEDVFPARFGPLYTAQDRRVLADGRQLNDQLELHLYYGNQPIWCLTHKIALRDDQGVIIGLAGISRDLQILQSHPAYQKLAEVDAYIREHFSRPITLQELTAIAGLSIAQLERHCKRIFQLTPRQMIHKARLGEASRLLREDLSITDVALRCGYTDHSAFSRQFRALTGVSPSEFRESQGCA
- a CDS encoding FAD/NAD(P)-binding oxidoreductase, coding for MTDHVDLLIIGAGPAGMAAALAAAPKGLRIAILDDNPLPGGQIWRDGPQAQLPARASDMRGRLQQQANIQLHSGTKVVALAGPKQLLLEDAERGWVLGYNRLILCTGARERLLPFPGWTLPGVTGAGGLQALIKGGLSVAGERIVIAGSGPLLLASADTAKKNGAEVVRIAEQASFAAVSRFAAGLWRWPNKAIQAATLASAAYRTSAHVLEALGSGRLEAVRVQVGGRVEDVPCDRLACGFSLVPNVDLGTALGCRIEDRAIAVDEWQATSLADHFAAGECTGFGGSELALVEGKIAGLAATGQQDQARQLFAERRRWQGFADRLNHAFALDPALKQLARPDTLVCRCEDVPYSALAVHENWNAAKLNTRCGMGACQGRVCATAAQTLFGWEPPLLRPPFSPARVATLACLGETADSL
- a CDS encoding 4-hydroxyproline epimerase, with translation MKRIQILDSHTGGEPTRLVLDGFPDLGTGSMAERRQVLADEFDDWRATTVLEPRGSDVLVGALLCEPVDPEACAGVIFFNNAGYLGMCGHGTIGLVVSLAHLGKIGPGVHRIETPVGTVQATLHEDRSVSVNNVPSYRYRKNFIVEVPGLGNVTGDIAWGGNWFFLIADHGLSVTGDNLDALTDYTWKVRQALENQGIRGEDGGVIDHIELFADDDHADSRNFVLCPGKAYDRSPCGTGTSAKLACLAADGKLEPGALWQQASVIGSQFEGSFQWQHGERQMGDRIIPTIRGRAYISAEATLLLDEEDPFAWGIRS
- a CDS encoding aconitase X yields the protein MSEVSLNGRCLVAGSAQGALLYADMGLSFWGGVEPFTGEVIDRHHPLSGQIITGKVLAIPSGRGSCTGSSVLLELILNGHAPAALVFERVEDILTLGVLVAEQMFGHSIPVISLGEAGFAALREVKFLRVEDARVTAFDSAPPAMAPRSPVQKTALHSKITLTEMDQGFLDGAYGKAAQVAMGIILRMAELQGATELLDITQAHIDGCIYTGPASLRFARQLVDWDAKVRVPTTLNSISVDKRRWRELGVDPALGEPSSQLGDAYLDMGARVSFTCAPYLLDSAPELGEQIVWAESNAVVYANSVIGARTLKYPDYLDICIALTGRAPKIGCHLTQQRLATLRIDVPDVGELDDSFYPLLGYHVGLLCGANIPVICGLEHKAPTLDDLKAFGAAFATTSAAPMFHIAGVTPEAATVELALGGHPPDKAFSISDLDLLHSWRELNSAQSPDVDAVTLGNPHFSLSECATLARLCQGRRKLDSVAVVITCGRATLERAQQAGHVATLETFGVQFVTDTCWCMLGEPVIPPKARNLMTNSGKYAHYAPGLVGRRVHFASLAECVESACTGLASGRLPVWLHAAEKAEALAHV
- a CDS encoding (2Fe-2S)-binding protein, which codes for MPELRIDGQPFRFAQGTTVAAALMACGDRCSRTSVTGQRRAPLCGMGICQECRVSIDGLRRLACQTICRDGMQVETQR
- a CDS encoding FAD-binding oxidoreductase, with the protein product MIPNATSGGAADVIVIGGGIVGAACADELASHGLNVLVLDCQRPAATAAGMGHLVVLDHSPAELALGEYSVRLWRELAPHLPDNCAMRNNGTLWLACNEGEMAEAERKQAALSAFGLGCELMSGEALAKAEPSLRPGLFGALKVTGDGILYAPNAARWLLQRQPRLVRQQQAEVVAVEGNRVRLADGQWLQAEAVLLANGIYAKDLCPELPLQAKKGHLLITDRYPAQITHTLVELGYVTNAHKGDGPSVAFNLQQRPTGQLFVGSSRQFDSHDPAIDPAMLGRMLRRAMEFLPDLGQLNGLRSWTGFRSASPDGQPLVGEHPDQPGLWLAVGHEGLGVTTATGTAKLLAAQLLRTPPPIELQTHLHAYLPQRFIGAHAHA
- a CDS encoding transporter substrate-binding domain-containing protein yields the protein MKKHAVAVALLAVMSSSFINVAFADKLDDIIDSGKLRCAVTLDFPPMGSRDDKNNPVGFDVDYCNDLAKVLGVTAEVVETPFPDRIPALVSGRADVIVASTSDTLERAKTVAMTIPYFAFQMVVLTRDNTGITKYEDLKGKNVGNTSGTYEAIALEKDQKAWGTGSFRAYQTQNDTILAVAQGHIDATVVTNTVAAATLKSGKYKGLKVAGNAPYVIDYVSLAAKRNEYGLIHYLNLFVNQQVRTGRYDELWKKWVGDEIKPANLTVPGVYY